ACTCGAGCACGGCATCTGGGTGGTCACCGACGAGATCTACGAACACCTGCTGTACGACGGCGCCGCCTTCACCCCGATCCAGCGGGTGGTCCCCGAGCTGGTCGACACCTCGATCGTGCTCAACGGCGTCGCGAAGACCTACGCGATGACCGGCTGGCGGGTGGGCTGGATGATCGGCCCCAAGGACGTCATCAAGGCCGCGACCAACCTGCAGTCGCACCTGACCTCCAACGTCGCCAACGTCTCCCAGCGCGCGGCCATCGCGGCGCTCACCGGTGACCTGTCCGCCGTGGAGTCCATGCGGACGGCGTTCGACCGGCGTCGGCGCACGATGATGGACATGCTGCGTGCGATCGACGGCGTCGAGCTGCCCACTCCGCGCGGCGCGTTCTACGCCTACCCGTCGGTCGAGGGTGTCCTGGGCCGGACGATCCGCGGTCGCACGCCGATTACCTCCGCCGAGCTGGCGACCCTGATTCTCGAGGAGGTCGAGGTGGCGGTCGTGCCCGGTGAGGCGTTCGGCCCCAGCGGGTTCCTCCGGCTGAGCTACGCCCTGGGCGACGACGACCTCGCCGAGGGTGTCGGGCGCATCCAGGAGCTGCTCGCCTGAGCGTCGATCCGTCATCGTGAGGCCGCCCTTCTGGGCGGCCTCACGTCGTTCAGGGGAGCTCCGGACCCGGAGCACCCCTTGCGGCAGCCCCGCCGCACGAGTCTCAGCCTCAGGGCGTTCTCATCCGCATCTCATCGGCGCGCGCGAAGATGTGCCTCATGAAGCGGTGGGGACTGGTCATGGTCGGTGCGTGCGGGGCGCTCGCGCTGGTGGCGCTGGCCTCGCTCGGCGTCGGCGCGCTGGCCGGCCCCCGCGACGACGTCGTGGTGCAGACGGAGATCGTCCGCGACGCCGGCCCCACGCCGACACCTCCCCCGGCCCCGTCCGCGCCCGCCGCATCGCCCACCCCCGCCGACCCCGATCCCACCACGGCGCCGCCCACGCCGGCGCCCTCGCCGGCCCCAGCCCCCACCACGGCGCCGGCGCCGGCTCCCGCCCAGGGAACCGCCCCCACCGTCGTCCAGCCCGCCGCCCCGCGCTACGTCGACGACGACGACGACGATGACGACGACGACGACGACCGGCGTGATCGCAGGCGTGACCGGGACGACGACGACCGCCGCGATCGCCGCGGCGACCGGGACGACCGCGGCCGCGACCGTGACCGGGGCGACGACGATGACGACGACGATTGAGCGGCTTCGCGGCAGCGGTGGCGCCGGTGGCCTCACGGTCCGCTCGCGCATCCTCGCGACCGTCCTCGCGCTGACCCTGCTCACGCTCGTCGTGGCCGGCGGCACGGCCTGGGTGCTCCAGCGTGACCGCGTGGACGCCGGGATCGACGCGAGCCTGCAGCGCACGGTGGAGGAGTTCACCGCCTTCGCGACGTCGGCCACCGACCCGCAGACCGGCCAGCCGTACGCGAGCGCGCAGGACCTCATCTACGCCGGCATGCAGCGTGAGGTGCCCGGGCCCCACGAGGGCATGGCCGGGTTCGTCGAGGGCCGGCTGGAGCTCGAGCTGCCCACCGGCCTGAAGATCAACGAGGACCCCGAGCTGACTAGCCACCTCGAGGAGATGATCGCCACCGGGCCGGGGCGCATCGCCTCGGTGACGACCGCCTCGTCGGAGTACCGGTACGCGATCGTCAAGGTCACCCTCACCGACGTCGGGCAGGGAGCGCTGGTGGTGGCGTACAACCGCTCCGCCGAGATGGACGAGGTCGACGACACCTTCCGCACCTATGCCCTGGTGGCCGCCATCGCGCTGGTGGTTCTGGCCGCCGTCGGCTGGGTGCTGGCCGGCCGGCTGCTCTCACCGCTGCGGCACCTGCGTGAGACGGCGGAGTCGATCACGGACACCGACCTCTCCCGCCGCATCGAGGTGCGCGGCAACGACGACCTCTCCGAGCTCACCCGCACCGTCAACGCCATGCTCGGCCGGCTCGAGGACGCGTTCACGTCCCAGCGTGAGCTGCTCGACGACGCCGGGCACGAGCTGCGTACGCCCATCACCATCGTCCGCGGCCACCTCGAGCTCATGGACCCGGACGACCCCGCGGACGCCGCGGCGACCAAGGAGCTGGCGCTCAGCGAGCTCGACCGCATGCACCGGCTGGCCGACGACCTCGTGCTGCTGGCGAAGTCCGAGCGGCCCGACTTCGTCCAGCCGGCGAAGACCTCCATCGGCGAGCTGACGGACAACGTGCTGGACCAGGCCCGGGCGCTGGGCGAGCGTCGCTGGCTCATCGACGCCCGGCTGGAGGGCGAGGTCCTCGTCGACACCCAGCGCATCACCCAGGCGCTGCTCCAGCTCGCGGCCAACGCGGTGAAGTTCTCCGAGCCCGGCTCGGTGATCGCGCTGGGCTCGACCCTGCGCGGTGGGCGGCTCCTGCTGTGGGTGCGCGATGAGGGCATCGGCATCGCCCCGGACGAGCAGGCCCGCGTCTTCGAACGGTTCGGCCGGGCGAGCCAGTCGGTAGGCCGCGACGGCGCGGGCCTGGGCCTGGCCATCGTCGCCGCGATCGCCGCCGCACACGGTGGCCGGGTCGACGTCGACTCCAAGGTCGGCGCCGGGTCGGTGTTCGTCCTGGACCTGCCCGCGCGTGGCGCCGTCGTCGAGCAGGTCACCGAGGAGATCGAGCCGGTGACGGGCTGATTCCCCGCCCGCCTCCACCGGACCGGGGCATGCCGGTGTCAGACTCGGACCGAACCCGCCCGCACACCGAACGGAGGCCGACATGGCGCAGATCCTGATCGTCGAGGACGAGCCCGGCATCTCGTCCTTCATCACCAAGGGGCTGAAGTCCGCCGGGCACCAGCCCACCGCGGTGGGCACCGGGCGCGAGGGCCTGGCGCACGCGCACACCGACGGCTACGACCTCATGATCCTCGACATCGGCCTGCCCGACGTCGACGGGTTCGAGGTGCTGCGCCGCCTGCGCGGCCAGGGCTCGACGATGCCGGTCATCATCCTCACGGCCCGCTCGTCGGTGGACGACACGGTCGCCGGTCTCGAGGGCGGGGCCGACGACTACGTGCCCAAGCCGTTCCGGTTCGAGGAGCTGCTCGCCCGGGTGCGGCTGCGGCTGCGGACCACCGACCCCGCCGCCCCCGAGACGACGGTGCTCACCCACGGCCAGCTCTCGCTGGACATGCTCACGCGCCGGGTGAACGTGGACGGCAAGGAGGTGGAGCTCTCCGCCCGTGAGTTCGCGCTGCTCGAGACGTTCATGAGCCACCCGGGTCAGGTCCTCTCGCGCGAGCAGCTGCTCTCCCGGGTGTGGGGCTACGACTTCGACCCCGGCTCCAACGTGGTGGACGTCTACGTGCGCTACCTGCGCAAGAAGATCGGCGCCGAGCACCTGGCCACCGTGCGCGGGATGGGTTACCGCCTGGTCGACGCGAGCCGCTGACCTCAGCCCAACCGGCCGCGCACGTCCCCGACGACTCGGGCGAGGACGGGCACGTCGATCCCGTGCCGCTCGGCCAGGCGCAGCAGGTCCCCGCCGAGCGCCTCGATCTCGGCCGGGCCCCCGGCGTGGACGTCGTGCTGCAGCGAGGAGCGCATGGTTTCCGGCAGCCGCCGCAGCGCCCGGTCCAGCCCGGCGGGCTCGGTGGGCACACCCTCGGCGGTAGCCACCGCCGCCACCTCGGCGACGAGGCCGGCAGCGAGGGCCGGCTCCCGCTCGAGGGCCGGCCCGATCGGCTCGTCGGTCCAGCTCGTCAGGAGCGCCATCGGGGCCAGGAAGGCGTACTTGTGCCAGAGCACCTCGGTCTCGGTGCCCCCGGTGCGCACCGCCACCCCGGCCCCCTCCAGCGCCCGCGTGGTACGCCAGGAGGCGGCGTCGTCGGGCACCGTGAGGTTGCAGAAGCCGCCACGATGGACGACGACGCCGCCCTCACGCACCGACTCGACCTGGATGGACGCGCCCGCGACGGTTAGGCCCGCGCGGCGCAGGGTCTCGGCGTGCGCGGTGCCGTTGAGGAGGGCGAGCACCTCCGCGGGCCGGGCGGTCACCAGGTCCGGCAGCACGTGGGGCAGGGCGTAGGCCTTGACGGCGAGGACGACGGCGGCGCCGTCGGGGGCCTCGGTGGCGACGGGCAGGTGCGCCGTCCACTCCCCGTAGAGCTCGGAGCGCACGTGCAGCCCGTCCGCGAGCAGGCGTTGGGCGGTGGCGGGGCGGGCGACGGCGACGACGTCCTCCCCCGCACGATGGAGGAGGGCGGCGAGCAGCCCGCCCACGGCTCCTGGACCCACGACGGCGAGCATCCGTCTCTCCCTTCGACGCCGGCCCGCCGAGGTTATCGTGCGATCGGCCTGAACCGGCGGCCGGGGCGTCAGTCGGCCGAGGCGGCGCTCGGCGCGCTGACCGGACTGGCGGCGCTGACCGGGCTGAGCGGGGCGACGACGCGCGGCGCCGGGTCCGCTGGGGCTGCGGTGGCTGCCTCGGCCGGCACGGTCACCTCAGGTGCGGGGGTCGTGGCGGGCGCGATAGCCGTGGCGGCCGGCGCCGCCCCGCCCCCGGCGGGCTGCTTCGCACCGCGCGTGGCATCGGCCGCCGGGGCGTCCAGCACCACGGGCGCGACGGGCAGCGTCTCCGGCTGCTGGGCCATGGCCAGGTTCATCCCGCCGACCACCCCCGCGATCCCGATCGCCCCCGTGATGACCCAGCTCCGGCCCCTCATGTCTGCTCCCGCGACGTCTCGTGTGCTCCT
This window of the Georgenia yuyongxinii genome carries:
- a CDS encoding pyridoxal phosphate-dependent aminotransferase, whose translation is MSAPTSPMTKPRVSARLAAIAESATLAVDAKAKALKAAGRPVIGFGAGEPDFPTPDYIVEAAVAAAKDPANHRYTPAKGLPALREAIAAKTLRDSGYEVSPDDVLVTNGGKQAVYQSFAAILDPGDEVLLPAPYWTTYPEAIRLAGATPVEVFAGADQEYLVTVEQLEAARTDRTKALLFCSPSNPTGAVYSAEQTEAIGRWALEHGIWVVTDEIYEHLLYDGAAFTPIQRVVPELVDTSIVLNGVAKTYAMTGWRVGWMIGPKDVIKAATNLQSHLTSNVANVSQRAAIAALTGDLSAVESMRTAFDRRRRTMMDMLRAIDGVELPTPRGAFYAYPSVEGVLGRTIRGRTPITSAELATLILEEVEVAVVPGEAFGPSGFLRLSYALGDDDLAEGVGRIQELLA
- a CDS encoding sensor histidine kinase; the encoded protein is MTTTIERLRGSGGAGGLTVRSRILATVLALTLLTLVVAGGTAWVLQRDRVDAGIDASLQRTVEEFTAFATSATDPQTGQPYASAQDLIYAGMQREVPGPHEGMAGFVEGRLELELPTGLKINEDPELTSHLEEMIATGPGRIASVTTASSEYRYAIVKVTLTDVGQGALVVAYNRSAEMDEVDDTFRTYALVAAIALVVLAAVGWVLAGRLLSPLRHLRETAESITDTDLSRRIEVRGNDDLSELTRTVNAMLGRLEDAFTSQRELLDDAGHELRTPITIVRGHLELMDPDDPADAAATKELALSELDRMHRLADDLVLLAKSERPDFVQPAKTSIGELTDNVLDQARALGERRWLIDARLEGEVLVDTQRITQALLQLAANAVKFSEPGSVIALGSTLRGGRLLLWVRDEGIGIAPDEQARVFERFGRASQSVGRDGAGLGLAIVAAIAAAHGGRVDVDSKVGAGSVFVLDLPARGAVVEQVTEEIEPVTG
- a CDS encoding response regulator transcription factor: MAQILIVEDEPGISSFITKGLKSAGHQPTAVGTGREGLAHAHTDGYDLMILDIGLPDVDGFEVLRRLRGQGSTMPVIILTARSSVDDTVAGLEGGADDYVPKPFRFEELLARVRLRLRTTDPAAPETTVLTHGQLSLDMLTRRVNVDGKEVELSAREFALLETFMSHPGQVLSREQLLSRVWGYDFDPGSNVVDVYVRYLRKKIGAEHLATVRGMGYRLVDASR
- a CDS encoding ketopantoate reductase family protein translates to MLAVVGPGAVGGLLAALLHRAGEDVVAVARPATAQRLLADGLHVRSELYGEWTAHLPVATEAPDGAAVVLAVKAYALPHVLPDLVTARPAEVLALLNGTAHAETLRRAGLTVAGASIQVESVREGGVVVHRGGFCNLTVPDDAASWRTTRALEGAGVAVRTGGTETEVLWHKYAFLAPMALLTSWTDEPIGPALEREPALAAGLVAEVAAVATAEGVPTEPAGLDRALRRLPETMRSSLQHDVHAGGPAEIEALGGDLLRLAERHGIDVPVLARVVGDVRGRLG